The following coding sequences are from one Roseofilum capinflatum BLCC-M114 window:
- a CDS encoding XisI protein gives MEEIEDKLNYYRQSIETIINHYGAAKPANGDIEVYTFFDRQQDHYQVFHAGWNRHMRIFGPLIHIDILNHKIWIQHDGTEVGVANELVELGIPKEEIVLAYHAPFMRQYDGFAVN, from the coding sequence ATGGAAGAAATAGAAGACAAACTTAACTATTATCGCCAGAGTATTGAAACAATCATTAATCACTATGGTGCAGCCAAACCCGCTAATGGTGACATTGAGGTATATACATTTTTCGATCGCCAACAGGATCATTATCAGGTATTTCATGCCGGATGGAATCGCCATATGCGTATTTTCGGCCCCCTGATTCATATTGATATTCTCAACCATAAAATTTGGATTCAACATGATGGTACAGAAGTAGGTGTTGCCAATGAGTTAGTTGAGTTAGGAATTCCCAAGGAGGAGATTGTTTTGGCTTATCATGCACCGTTTATGCGGCAATATGATGGGTTCGCAGTGAATTAA